A genomic region of Penaeus vannamei isolate JL-2024 chromosome 42, ASM4276789v1, whole genome shotgun sequence contains the following coding sequences:
- the LOC138860654 gene encoding uncharacterized protein, which produces MDDSLQTRDGEGVPQKRRALASPANPRNEQGIPWRPRPDTKKKVEDELRIGTWNLDRRAGKGKEIGEWQFKEKKWSGSHSKRRLYKVLEVERYSDRFIKVKFAMKGKLINVISAYAPQVGCSEEEKKDFRNELEEPIREGPDMEYLVIG; this is translated from the exons ATGGATGATTCGTTGCAAACGCGAGACGGCGAGGGCGTTCCCCAGAAGCGACGCGCGCTGGCATCCCCGGCCAACCCGAGAAATGAGCAAGGGATCCCCTGGAGACCACGCCCAGACacgaagaagaaagtggaagacgAACTAAGAATTGGAACGTGGAATTTAGATAGAAGggcagggaaaggaaaagaaataggtgaa TGGCAGttcaaggaaaagaaatggagtgGGAGTCATAGTAAGAGAAGATTATACAAAGTCCTAGAAGTGGAAAGGTATAGTGACAGGTTCATTAAAGTAAAGTTTGCAATGAAGGGTAAACTAATTAATGTTATATCAGCATATGCTCCACAGGTAGGATgttcagaggaagaaaagaaggattttAGAAATGAGTTAGAAGAGCCAATAAGAGAAGGACCAGATATGGAATACCTTGTAATTGGATGA